A single genomic interval of Patescibacteria group bacterium harbors:
- a CDS encoding FAD-dependent oxidoreductase, whose protein sequence is MIYDSIIVGAGPAGLSASIYASRAGLKHLLIGQMEQGLTATIFSIENYPGFENISGPELMQKFLNQTKKYNAEILSDEVVNIKKEEEIFKIKTKNNKNFESKTIILAYGNQRRKLNVPGEQEFNGKGVSYCAVCDGPLYKNKTVAVVGGGNSALSSAIFLAKQAAKVYLISIYEQFKGQNILQEQIQQEKKITSIVNHSIKEIRGKDMVQEILLNTPSKETEILKIDGVFVEIGYEPNKNLSLFDISANPEKNKAGYIKTDYLTRTDIPGMFAAGDITGEKDKLRQVVTASAEGSIAAIAAFRFCQNCQNF, encoded by the coding sequence ATGATTTACGACTCAATCATTGTCGGCGCCGGACCGGCCGGATTATCCGCTTCTATTTACGCCTCTCGCGCCGGACTTAAACATTTATTGATCGGCCAAATGGAGCAAGGACTGACTGCTACCATTTTTTCCATTGAAAATTATCCCGGTTTTGAAAATATCTCCGGACCGGAATTAATGCAAAAATTTTTAAATCAAACCAAAAAATACAACGCTGAAATTTTGTCAGATGAAGTTGTTAATATCAAAAAAGAAGAAGAAATCTTTAAAATCAAAACCAAAAATAACAAAAATTTTGAATCAAAAACAATAATTTTGGCTTATGGCAATCAGCGCCGAAAATTAAACGTGCCGGGGGAACAAGAATTTAACGGCAAGGGAGTAAGTTACTGCGCTGTTTGCGACGGTCCTTTATATAAAAATAAAACAGTGGCAGTGGTTGGTGGCGGGAATTCAGCTCTTTCCAGCGCCATTTTTTTAGCCAAACAAGCGGCTAAGGTTTATTTGATCAGCATTTATGAACAATTTAAGGGCCAAAATATTTTACAAGAACAAATCCAGCAAGAGAAAAAAATCACTTCTATTGTTAATCATTCAATCAAAGAAATCAGAGGCAAAGATATGGTTCAGGAGATTCTTTTAAACACTCCTTCGAAAGAAACAGAAATTTTAAAAATTGACGGTGTGTTTGTGGAAATCGGCTATGAACCGAACAAAAACTTATCTTTATTTGACATCTCAGCTAATCCGGAAAAAAATAAAGCCGGTTATATTAAAACCGACTACTTAACGCGCACTGATATTCCGGGCATGTTTGCCGCCGGTGATATTACCGGCGAAAAAGATAAACTGCGGCAAGTTGTCACCGCTAGCGCCGAAGGATCTATCGCCGCGATTGCCGCTTTTCGTTTTTGCCAAAATTGTCAAAATTTTTAG
- a CDS encoding PBP1A family penicillin-binding protein, with product MPISGLTVKKQPTYWRSQSIKKTPKKPKRKVLRVSFIIIIFFILFLGVTIFAGLLWISKDLPNPNKLSERNIAQSTKIYDRTGKVVLYEIFTNQRRTLVKLSDIPRDVSSATIVAEDKDFFNHSGFQLKSIARAVIINILRGGKVQGGSTLTQQLVKNAFLSPEKSYIRKIKEIFLSYQIEQKYTKEEILQMYFNEIPYGSNAYGVEAASQIYFGKSVRDLALDEAALLAALPKAPTYYSPDGNHREELIARKNYILDLMVEGGYISPESNQKAKNINTLEKIISRRENIIAPHFVMYVKELLTDKYGQRLVEEGGLKVITTLDADKQKIAEESIEKFAEKNEKTYGATNAALVSMDVKTGQILAMVGSKDFFNNSIDGQVNVALRSRQPGSSFKPIVYAEAFENGFTPETIVFDTETNFGSSGIGQKDYIPQNYNKKFNGPVTMRKALAGSLNIPGVKTLYLAGVDNVLDLASRMGYTTLTDRSRYGLSLVLGGGEVELLEHVSAFGIFAREGKKIPNVAILKVEDNEGETLEMNDSHLFLPQEVLSQQSADYINDILSDNKARSYVFGEQNYFTLPDRPVAAKSGTTNDFKDAWTIGYTPSLVTGVWVGNSRNTVMKEKADGGTIAAPIWQNFMKEALKNTSPENFIPPQPISTDKSILKGELPNEVTVKIDKASGKLATDLTPASYVVEKTFKGYHDILYYVDKNNPQGPALQNPADDPQYSRWEEGIQKWLTEEAKTQKNPSLIAELAPTAYDDLHVPANQPNVSIIWPNTGAISGDKTLEVKLGASAPRGIKKIICSVDNIPLTTAYYYPYKCELNLIGLNPGQHKVSATAYDDIDNSKTEEILITTTQFFEKKITWISPENNKILWQSNFPVTLSVLAPIVNINNIKFFAQNLETNQIFLISTIFTPETNGQFDLTWPSAQPGKYKLWVEAVDTSLNSIPADEINIEVK from the coding sequence ATGCCTATTTCCGGATTAACAGTAAAAAAACAACCTACTTATTGGCGATCTCAGTCAATAAAAAAAACTCCCAAAAAACCAAAAAGAAAAGTTTTGAGAGTTTCTTTTATTATAATAATTTTCTTTATTTTATTTTTGGGAGTAACTATATTCGCGGGTTTGCTTTGGATCAGTAAAGATTTGCCAAACCCGAATAAATTATCAGAAAGAAATATTGCCCAAAGCACAAAAATTTACGATCGAACCGGCAAGGTTGTGCTTTATGAAATATTTACCAACCAAAGAAGAACATTGGTGAAACTCTCCGATATTCCGCGAGATGTATCTTCGGCAACCATAGTGGCGGAAGATAAAGATTTTTTCAACCATTCCGGTTTTCAATTAAAATCTATTGCCAGAGCTGTAATTATTAATATTCTAAGAGGGGGTAAAGTCCAGGGCGGTTCCACTTTAACCCAGCAATTGGTTAAAAATGCTTTTTTATCGCCGGAGAAAAGTTATATTCGTAAAATCAAAGAAATATTTTTGTCTTATCAAATTGAACAAAAATATACCAAAGAAGAAATTCTCCAAATGTATTTTAATGAAATACCTTATGGCTCAAACGCTTATGGCGTGGAGGCGGCCAGTCAAATTTATTTTGGAAAATCAGTTAGGGATTTAGCCTTGGATGAAGCTGCGCTTTTAGCCGCGTTACCTAAGGCCCCTACTTATTATTCTCCAGACGGCAATCATCGTGAAGAATTAATAGCCAGAAAAAATTATATTTTAGATTTAATGGTTGAAGGAGGATATATTTCTCCTGAATCAAATCAAAAAGCCAAAAATATTAACACTTTGGAAAAAATTATTTCCCGCCGAGAGAATATCATTGCTCCTCACTTTGTAATGTATGTCAAAGAATTATTAACTGATAAATACGGACAGCGATTAGTGGAAGAAGGGGGTCTTAAAGTTATTACCACTTTAGATGCGGATAAACAAAAAATCGCCGAAGAATCTATTGAAAAATTTGCCGAGAAAAATGAAAAAACTTACGGCGCAACCAATGCCGCTCTGGTAAGCATGGATGTTAAAACCGGACAAATTTTAGCCATGGTCGGGTCAAAAGATTTTTTCAACAATTCAATTGACGGACAAGTTAATGTTGCTCTCCGCTCTCGCCAACCCGGCTCTTCTTTTAAACCAATTGTTTATGCCGAGGCTTTTGAAAATGGATTTACACCCGAGACGATTGTTTTTGACACTGAAACAAATTTCGGTTCTTCCGGAATAGGGCAGAAAGATTATATTCCTCAAAATTACAATAAAAAATTTAACGGACCCGTGACAATGCGTAAAGCCCTGGCCGGTTCTTTAAATATTCCCGGCGTTAAAACTCTTTATTTGGCAGGAGTAGACAATGTTTTGGATTTGGCCAGCCGAATGGGTTATACCACTTTAACCGACCGAAGCCGCTACGGACTTTCATTGGTTTTAGGCGGCGGTGAAGTTGAATTATTAGAACATGTTTCGGCTTTTGGAATTTTTGCCAGAGAAGGCAAAAAAATTCCCAATGTCGCAATTTTAAAGGTGGAAGACAATGAAGGGGAAACTTTAGAAATGAATGATTCTCATCTTTTCTTGCCTCAAGAAGTTCTCTCTCAACAATCCGCTGATTATATTAATGATATTCTTTCTGATAATAAAGCGCGAAGTTATGTTTTTGGCGAACAAAATTATTTTACTCTGCCTGATCGTCCGGTCGCGGCCAAAAGCGGCACCACAAATGATTTTAAAGATGCTTGGACGATCGGTTATACTCCTTCACTTGTCACCGGCGTCTGGGTTGGCAATAGCCGTAATACAGTAATGAAAGAAAAAGCGGATGGAGGAACAATTGCCGCGCCAATTTGGCAAAATTTTATGAAAGAAGCGCTGAAAAATACTTCTCCGGAAAATTTCATTCCGCCTCAACCGATTTCTACGGACAAATCCATTCTTAAAGGAGAACTGCCCAACGAAGTTACTGTAAAAATAGACAAAGCTTCAGGCAAACTTGCCACAGACTTAACCCCGGCTTCTTATGTTGTAGAAAAAACCTTTAAAGGATATCACGATATTCTTTATTATGTCGATAAAAATAATCCTCAAGGACCGGCTCTCCAAAATCCGGCTGATGATCCTCAATACAGTCGCTGGGAGGAAGGAATCCAAAAATGGCTAACAGAAGAAGCAAAAACGCAAAAAAATCCTTCATTAATTGCCGAATTAGCACCAACCGCTTATGATGATTTGCATGTTCCGGCCAATCAACCCAATGTTTCCATTATTTGGCCTAACACCGGTGCCATCAGTGGAGATAAAACTTTAGAAGTTAAACTCGGAGCTTCAGCGCCGCGAGGAATTAAAAAAATAATTTGCTCAGTTGACAATATACCATTAACCACCGCTTATTATTATCCTTATAAATGCGAATTGAATCTTATCGGTCTTAACCCGGGACAACACAAGGTTAGCGCCACAGCCTATGATGATATTGATAATTCAAAAACTGAAGAAATTTTAATTACGACTACCCAATTTTTTGAGAAAAAAATAACCTGGATTTCTCCGGAAAATAATAAAATATTATGGCAATCAAATTTTCCCGTAACCCTTTCCGTTTTGGCTCCGATTGTTAATATAAATAATATTAAATTTTTCGCTCAAAATTTGGAAACCAATCAAATATTTTTAATCAGCACTATTTTTACACCTGAAACCAATGGTCAATTTGATTTAACCTGGCCAAGCGCCCAACCCGGGAAATATAAACTTTGGGTTGAAGCCGTTGATACTTCTTTAAATTCAATCCCGGCTGATGAAATAAATATTGAAGTGAAATAA
- a CDS encoding GtrA family protein codes for MKRIIEKIRNLSIIQKYPHLRQFIKFFITGGICTILDFAVYIFLTRLFPFFRIHYLWANFFGTVVGATVNFTMNKKWTFRNEETKILKQYLKFWFVAIFGLIIYQYLFGFLVEKINLYDLLGKAISALVVMFIRFYLNKFWVFQNSSKIRS; via the coding sequence ATGAAAAGAATTATTGAAAAAATAAGAAATCTTTCAATTATTCAAAAATATCCTCATCTCAGACAGTTTATTAAGTTTTTTATTACCGGCGGGATCTGTACGATTTTAGATTTCGCCGTTTATATTTTTTTAACTCGTCTTTTTCCATTTTTTAGAATTCATTATCTTTGGGCCAATTTTTTTGGCACAGTTGTTGGGGCAACGGTTAATTTCACCATGAATAAAAAATGGACATTCAGAAATGAAGAAACAAAAATTTTAAAACAGTATCTGAAATTTTGGTTTGTCGCCATATTCGGTTTGATAATTTATCAATATTTATTCGGATTTTTAGTGGAAAAAATAAATTTATATGATCTTTTGGGCAAGGCAATCAGCGCCTTGGTTGTTATGTTTATCCGTTTCTATTTAAATAAATTTTGGGTATTCCAAAATTCTTCAAAAATTCGAAGCTAA
- the mltG gene encoding endolytic transglycosylase MltG produces the protein MEKKGIIIGYLVFVVVAIGLYFCFNHSKPAVTESQIQTFVVEKGEGLNDIAAKLKDKGIISNVKLFELYAFLTNTRNKFLAGEYSLNKGMTLNDLIKSLTSRAIAQEKTVTIIEGLTNKEIGSVLEKAGLVSQTDFLTALEKMSQDQTLYSTYDFLASQPESNNLEGYLFPDTYKFFKDTTSDAIIRKMLDNFGKKMDDQLRADIKKSNKTIFEVITMSSIVEKEAALDQDRRLVADIFWKRLKESWALESCATINYILGAPKARLSFEDTRTPSPYNTYLHRGLPPGPINNPGLSSIRATIYPLDSDYCCFLSTPEGKIIFSQTIEEHNKNKAEYLK, from the coding sequence ATGGAAAAAAAAGGAATTATCATCGGTTATTTGGTTTTTGTTGTTGTAGCCATTGGTTTGTATTTTTGTTTTAATCATTCAAAACCTGCGGTCACAGAAAGCCAAATTCAAACTTTTGTTGTTGAAAAAGGAGAAGGACTTAATGATATTGCCGCCAAATTAAAAGACAAAGGCATTATCAGTAATGTTAAATTATTTGAATTGTACGCTTTTTTAACCAACACTCGCAATAAATTTTTAGCCGGAGAATATTCTCTAAATAAGGGAATGACCTTGAATGATTTGATTAAATCTTTAACCAGCCGGGCAATAGCTCAAGAAAAAACAGTTACTATTATTGAAGGTTTAACCAATAAAGAAATCGGCTCTGTTTTAGAAAAAGCAGGATTAGTTTCTCAAACTGATTTTTTGACTGCTTTGGAAAAAATGAGCCAAGATCAAACTTTGTATTCTACTTATGATTTTTTGGCCAGCCAGCCGGAAAGTAATAATTTGGAAGGTTATCTTTTCCCGGACACTTACAAATTTTTTAAAGATACCACCTCTGATGCCATTATCAGAAAAATGCTGGATAATTTCGGCAAAAAAATGGACGACCAATTAAGGGCTGACATTAAAAAATCAAATAAAACCATTTTTGAAGTTATAACCATGTCTTCTATTGTGGAGAAAGAAGCAGCTTTGGACCAAGACAGAAGATTGGTGGCGGATATTTTTTGGAAAAGATTGAAAGAGAGCTGGGCATTAGAATCTTGCGCTACAATAAATTATATTTTAGGAGCACCAAAAGCGCGTTTAAGTTTTGAAGATACCCGTACTCCCTCGCCTTATAATACCTATCTCCACCGCGGTTTACCCCCCGGACCGATTAATAATCCGGGTCTTTCGTCAATCAGGGCGACAATTTACCCTCTAGACAGTGACTATTGTTGTTTTCTTTCCACTCCTGAAGGAAAGATTATTTTCAGTCAAACAATTGAAGAACATAATAAAAATAAAGCAGAATATTTGAAATAA
- the rfbB gene encoding dTDP-glucose 4,6-dehydratase, which produces MKKILITGGAGFIGSNFIHYILKKYKNYQIVNLDKLNYCGNLENLKDIEKNSHYKFIKGDIGDKDLVDNLLKNEKPDAIINFAAMTHVDRSILDAEEFIKTNILGVQILLEASRKYKISRFIQISTDEVYGSILKGKFKETDILDPSSPYSASKAAAELLALSYFKTYNLPVLITRSSNNYGPFQYPEKLIPLFVTNLLEGKKVPIYGDGKQVRDWLYVLDNSRAIDLVLHKGKIGEIYNIGANSEKENIEITKNIFKILGKNESSIEYVKDRLAHDRRYAIDSSKIKKLGWKPEYKFSEAIKITVYWYKNNKNWWQRIKTGEYLKYYKTQYGKK; this is translated from the coding sequence ATGAAAAAAATTTTAATTACCGGCGGAGCCGGTTTTATAGGAAGTAATTTTATCCATTATATTTTAAAAAAATATAAAAATTATCAGATAGTTAATTTGGATAAATTAAATTATTGCGGCAATTTGGAAAATTTAAAAGATATTGAGAAGAATTCGCATTATAAATTTATCAAAGGTGATATCGGCGACAAAGATTTAGTTGATAATTTATTAAAAAATGAAAAACCGGATGCAATTATAAATTTTGCCGCCATGACTCATGTTGATCGCTCTATTTTAGACGCAGAAGAATTCATTAAAACCAATATTTTGGGCGTTCAAATTCTACTTGAAGCTTCAAGAAAATATAAAATCAGCAGATTTATTCAAATCAGCACGGATGAAGTTTATGGCTCTATTTTAAAGGGCAAATTTAAAGAAACAGATATTTTAGATCCTTCCAGTCCTTATTCCGCTTCAAAGGCGGCGGCGGAATTATTGGCCTTATCTTATTTTAAAACTTATAATTTGCCGGTTTTAATCACTCGCAGTTCGAATAATTATGGTCCATTTCAATATCCGGAAAAATTAATTCCGCTTTTTGTCACTAATTTATTGGAAGGCAAAAAAGTGCCGATTTACGGCGATGGCAAACAAGTGCGTGATTGGCTTTATGTTTTAGATAATTCCAGGGCCATTGATTTGGTTCTACACAAAGGAAAAATTGGAGAGATTTACAATATTGGTGCAAATTCAGAGAAAGAAAATATTGAAATCACTAAAAATATTTTTAAGATATTGGGTAAAAACGAGTCGTCCATTGAATATGTCAAAGATCGTTTGGCTCATGATCGCCGTTATGCCATAGATTCGTCAAAAATAAAAAAATTGGGCTGGAAGCCCGAATATAAATTCAGCGAGGCAATAAAAATAACCGTTTATTGGTATAAAAATAATAAAAATTGGTGGCAAAGAATCAAAACCGGCGAATATTTAAAATATTATAAAACCCAATATGGCAAAAAATAA
- a CDS encoding C39 family peptidase has translation MAKNNRRIAQKIIIIFVTIATVFVFDFWLFSPKDLSKKEVVPAQTNQTEKININQSVPGQSKTINKEIQPLVEDNKTLPETREIKSSVNLSVPFVSQAPFGKWDDLHNEACEETALIIAKYWLNNQKLSPTAADQEILSSVGWQIDNFGGHYDLSAENIIKMAQQYFGFEKIYLTPIKNIDDIKYQLSQGNLVIVPTAGRLLENPHYQQPGPVYHILVVKGYDDKKIITNDPGTKHGENFSYFYNNFWNSIHDWPFSLGENEDLSKDEKATEILNGPKIMIVIEKNN, from the coding sequence ATGGCAAAAAATAATAGAAGAATTGCTCAAAAAATAATTATTATTTTCGTAACCATTGCCACGGTTTTTGTTTTTGATTTTTGGTTATTTTCGCCCAAAGATTTGTCAAAAAAAGAAGTAGTGCCGGCCCAAACAAATCAAACTGAAAAAATAAATATTAATCAATCTGTTCCGGGACAGAGTAAAACAATAAACAAAGAGATTCAACCCCTGGTTGAAGATAATAAAACACTTCCGGAAACTCGAGAAATAAAATCAAGCGTTAATTTATCCGTGCCTTTTGTTTCTCAAGCTCCTTTTGGCAAATGGGATGATTTGCATAATGAAGCTTGTGAGGAAACAGCCTTAATCATAGCCAAATATTGGTTGAATAATCAAAAATTGTCTCCAACTGCGGCAGATCAAGAAATTCTATCTTCAGTCGGTTGGCAAATAGATAATTTTGGCGGACATTATGATTTAAGCGCGGAAAATATTATTAAAATGGCTCAACAGTATTTCGGTTTTGAAAAAATATATCTCACTCCAATTAAAAATATTGACGATATAAAATATCAGCTTAGTCAAGGCAATTTAGTGATTGTGCCAACGGCCGGACGATTACTCGAAAATCCTCATTATCAGCAACCGGGGCCAGTTTATCATATTCTAGTGGTTAAAGGATATGATGACAAAAAAATCATTACTAATGATCCGGGCACCAAGCATGGTGAAAATTTTTCTTATTTTTATAATAATTTTTGGAACTCAATTCACGACTGGCCATTTTCTTTAGGAGAAAATGAGGACTTATCAAAAGATGAAAAGGCAACAGAAATTTTAAATGGCCCCAAAATAATGATTGTGATAGAAAAAAATAATTAA
- a CDS encoding TraR/DksA C4-type zinc finger protein — MLKNFLASRKEDLLKQRSELKKQLEEIANKSSRNQNGYEAKFPEYGDSEDENADEVATFIDTLSLEDNLETSLNNIEAALKKIEKGKYGLCEKCGQPINPKRLEALPQAKHCLDCHK; from the coding sequence ATGTTGAAAAACTTTTTAGCTTCAAGAAAGGAAGACCTCTTAAAACAAAGAAGTGAATTAAAAAAACAATTGGAAGAAATCGCCAATAAAAGCTCTCGCAATCAAAATGGTTATGAAGCTAAATTCCCGGAATATGGTGATTCTGAGGACGAAAACGCCGATGAAGTGGCGACTTTTATCGATACTCTTTCTCTGGAAGACAATCTTGAAACTTCTCTGAATAATATTGAGGCTGCTTTAAAAAAAATTGAGAAGGGTAAATATGGGCTTTGTGAAAAGTGTGGTCAACCCATTAACCCAAAAAGACTCGAAGCTTTGCCTCAAGCCAAGCATTGTCTTGATTGTCATAAATAA
- a CDS encoding signal peptidase II: MKNKLILINILVLFFFILDRLFKKIALLDRTIGNSFFNFSLFKNPNLALSIPFNGILFYFLLIIIFWWLVDNLIKSYRTNNILKVLAFSLIFAGAISNLLDRLEYKAVIDYLNIFYFSVVNLADLMISGGLIILILSEFSSYLAQKNSGTK; this comes from the coding sequence ATGAAAAATAAATTAATATTAATTAATATATTGGTTTTATTTTTTTTTATTTTAGACCGGTTATTTAAAAAAATAGCCCTTTTGGACAGGACTATTGGTAATTCGTTTTTTAATTTTTCTTTATTTAAGAACCCGAATTTGGCCTTGAGTATTCCTTTTAACGGAATACTTTTTTATTTTTTATTAATCATTATTTTTTGGTGGTTGGTGGATAATTTAATCAAAAGTTACAGAACCAATAATATCCTTAAGGTTTTAGCTTTTAGTCTGATTTTTGCCGGAGCAATTTCAAATCTTTTGGACAGATTGGAATATAAGGCGGTGATAGACTATTTAAATATTTTTTATTTTTCAGTTGTCAATCTGGCTGATTTGATGATTTCCGGAGGATTGATAATTTTGATTTTGTCTGAATTTTCAAGCTATTTAGCGCAGAAAAATTCAGGAACAAAATAA
- the trxA gene encoding thioredoxin, whose product MILNNQNFQEEVLESKLPVLVDFFSTWCPPCQMLAPIIEKLSQEMEGKIKIGKFNIEESVELTQKYNIGSVPTLIFFKNGEEIKRLRGPQSKENLQQEIDSIL is encoded by the coding sequence ATGATCTTAAATAATCAAAATTTTCAAGAAGAAGTCTTAGAATCAAAATTGCCCGTTTTGGTGGATTTTTTCAGCACTTGGTGTCCTCCTTGCCAAATGCTTGCTCCAATTATTGAAAAATTATCCCAAGAAATGGAAGGAAAAATAAAAATCGGCAAATTTAATATTGAGGAGAGCGTAGAATTGACTCAAAAATATAATATCGGTTCTGTCCCAACTTTAATTTTTTTTAAAAATGGGGAAGAAATAAAAAGATTAAGAGGACCTCAAAGCAAAGAAAATTTACAACAAGAAATTGATTCAATTTTATGA
- a CDS encoding S1 RNA-binding domain-containing protein → MISDTTKLIKKEYLQSAKLLPKMGDLVEGQILEIGRNEIYLDIDGITTGIIRGPELFDESGEFSNLKVGDTTSATVIDLENERGLMELSFRYASHKKAWDQLIELMEKGEPIKVKTLEANKGGLLIRFGKVAGFLPVSHLNSEHYPRVDGGNKIRILEKLKTYIGQEFSVRIINVDEENEKFIVSEKNISTPTGESILLNYKVGDVVEGKISGIVDFGAFVTFDKSQEGLIHISELAWQRIDHPKNVINVGDKVKAKIIGITEDGKISLSTRRLIEDPWVKVSEKYKVGQEVMGTVLKVNPFGLFVELDPDIHGLAHISELSDQPVTDMSKIAKIGDQIKFRVVSVEPENHRLGLSLRNNKEDKPQDQPSGDEK, encoded by the coding sequence ATGATTAGCGACACAACAAAATTAATTAAAAAAGAGTATCTTCAATCGGCCAAATTGCTTCCCAAGATGGGCGACTTGGTTGAGGGCCAAATTTTAGAAATTGGCCGAAATGAAATTTATTTAGACATCGATGGAATCACCACCGGTATTATCCGGGGGCCGGAACTTTTTGATGAATCCGGTGAATTTTCCAACTTAAAAGTTGGCGATACAACTTCGGCAACTGTTATTGATTTGGAGAATGAGAGAGGTTTAATGGAATTATCTTTCCGTTATGCCAGCCATAAAAAAGCATGGGATCAGTTAATAGAACTGATGGAGAAGGGCGAACCAATAAAAGTAAAAACCCTAGAAGCTAATAAGGGCGGTCTTCTTATCCGTTTTGGAAAAGTAGCGGGATTTTTACCTGTTTCTCACTTAAACAGTGAGCACTATCCTCGAGTTGATGGAGGAAATAAAATCAGAATTTTGGAAAAACTCAAAACATATATCGGACAAGAGTTTTCTGTCCGAATTATCAATGTTGATGAGGAAAATGAAAAATTTATTGTTTCGGAAAAAAATATTTCAACACCAACAGGAGAATCTATTTTGTTAAATTATAAGGTTGGCGATGTTGTTGAAGGAAAAATCAGCGGCATAGTTGATTTTGGCGCTTTTGTCACTTTTGATAAAAGTCAGGAAGGCTTGATTCATATTTCCGAATTGGCTTGGCAAAGAATAGATCATCCTAAAAATGTGATCAACGTTGGGGATAAAGTAAAAGCAAAAATTATCGGTATTACCGAAGACGGTAAAATTTCTTTGTCCACCCGAAGATTAATAGAAGATCCATGGGTCAAGGTGTCTGAAAAATATAAAGTGGGGCAAGAAGTTATGGGAACTGTTTTAAAAGTTAATCCTTTCGGTTTATTTGTGGAGTTGGACCCAGATATTCACGGATTGGCTCATATTTCTGAGCTTTCCGACCAACCGGTGACAGATATGTCTAAAATTGCTAAAATCGGCGATCAAATAAAATTCAGAGTTGTTTCGGTAGAACCTGAAAATCATCGTTTAGGACTTTCTTTGAGAAATAATAAAGAAGATAAGCCTCAAGATCAACCATCTGGCGACGAGAAATAA